The following proteins are encoded in a genomic region of Desulfovibrio sp. JC010:
- a CDS encoding BamA/TamA family outer membrane protein has translation MQYFIKTYRTKVILLATIAFCCLLFTGPLSHAQQPTFGPALLHDVDQPEEKNKEKRSLIMPYAFRSDQIGFAGGIAASMSGFQDGQMSIAGTAYASGKEALSFIGSVSNARMPFTDRLFLDFITLDGTYPDLWVYDAPQEDPRGGSNDSQKSDRYRGRGIDNMFEATFKYALPWGKAADNPIITYNLKDGLPVEQQTSAWDEGWNPLENGLTYLEFTPFYRHQDVDDGDGQGKHHYKGIGARLGIRYDNTDFPLSPSSGSKQRLQLSQGFDGLTHSDAWTSLEFEYGKFFSLGESDMARQRVIALGFWTSAVASDQKPPPWEGATLGGRYRMRGFDDNRFWDKAAIYYSAEYRYIPKWNPLKDLKIVKVDWLQFILFGEMGRVAPRWSLTELHTDMKYDAGFGLAAFVNKYLGRMDWAFSGESWHVRVGVSQSF, from the coding sequence ATGCAGTATTTTATAAAAACATACAGAACAAAAGTGATTCTGCTGGCAACAATCGCATTTTGCTGCCTGTTGTTTACTGGTCCCCTGTCCCATGCCCAGCAGCCCACCTTCGGCCCGGCACTGCTTCATGATGTGGACCAGCCGGAAGAAAAGAACAAGGAAAAGCGATCGCTGATCATGCCCTATGCTTTCCGCTCGGACCAGATCGGATTTGCAGGCGGTATTGCCGCCAGTATGAGCGGATTTCAGGACGGGCAGATGAGTATCGCCGGAACCGCTTACGCTTCCGGCAAGGAAGCCCTCTCGTTTATCGGCAGTGTCAGCAACGCGCGCATGCCGTTCACAGACAGACTTTTCCTCGATTTTATCACCCTTGACGGAACCTACCCGGACCTCTGGGTTTATGACGCTCCGCAGGAAGATCCGCGCGGCGGCTCCAATGATTCGCAAAAAAGCGATCGCTACCGGGGCCGGGGCATCGACAACATGTTCGAGGCCACCTTCAAATACGCGCTGCCATGGGGCAAAGCCGCAGACAATCCGATCATCACCTACAACCTGAAAGACGGGTTGCCCGTGGAACAGCAAACATCCGCATGGGACGAGGGCTGGAACCCGCTTGAAAACGGTCTGACCTACCTTGAATTCACCCCCTTTTACCGCCATCAGGACGTTGACGACGGAGACGGACAGGGCAAGCACCATTACAAGGGTATAGGCGCACGGCTGGGTATCCGCTACGACAATACCGATTTCCCCCTGAGCCCTTCCAGCGGAAGCAAGCAGCGTTTACAGCTTTCACAGGGTTTTGACGGGCTGACCCATTCGGATGCATGGACATCCCTTGAATTTGAATACGGGAAGTTCTTTTCATTGGGGGAAAGCGACATGGCCCGGCAGCGGGTCATAGCCCTTGGATTCTGGACCAGTGCCGTGGCCTCGGACCAGAAGCCGCCGCCATGGGAAGGTGCGACCTTAGGCGGACGGTACCGCATGCGCGGCTTTGATGACAACCGCTTCTGGGACAAAGCCGCCATCTACTACAGTGCCGAGTACCGCTACATTCCCAAATGGAACCCGCTAAAAGATCTGAAGATAGTCAAGGTGGACTGGCTGCAGTTCATCCTCTTCGGCGAAATGGGCCGCGTGGCCCCGCGCTGGTCACTGACCGAACTGCACACAGATATGAAATACGATGCCGGATTCGGCCTTGCCGCATTCGTGAACAAATACCTTGGCCGCATGGATTGGGCCTTTTCAGGCGAATCATGGCATGTACGGGTCGGTGTTTCGCAATCGTTCTAA